The Actinomadura sp. WMMB 499 genome includes a window with the following:
- a CDS encoding ABC transporter substrate-binding protein, whose translation MQRSRWTSAVCALTAAALVLTGCGRDDSGSGGKGKAGEPAKVPGFDGSTIKLGALVPQSGPVKVVGDPILAGNRAFWEALNAKGGIAGKYKVELDVRDNKYTPQETVIQYGAIKNQVVAFQQILGTAPLQGVQAQLARDGGFSFAGTLDAIWHKDPHLLALFAPYQIQAANGISYYVNEMGGKGKPVCTLTADNSFGNAGLDGAAHAAKELGITYKAQAKFTSGQSDFGSQVDQLKKAGCAAVWLGAVPSDTAAILAKAAQNGFDTQWIGTAVSYSASFAGTALAPYLEKNFIAAIEGVAWGDRSVPEMKLFTDAIAKYAPQQKPDHQALSAWLQASALSQILTKAVELGDLSKPGILAAAAATKTINMGGIVKDQKYGTPAEREPSRYTTMFKITPETLATNAGLAVLAPNAVNFSSPAAKSYKFDLG comes from the coding sequence GTGCAGCGCTCACGATGGACCTCGGCGGTCTGCGCCCTCACGGCCGCCGCGCTCGTCCTCACCGGCTGTGGCCGGGACGACTCCGGCTCCGGCGGCAAGGGCAAGGCGGGAGAGCCGGCCAAGGTGCCGGGCTTCGATGGCAGCACGATCAAACTGGGCGCGCTCGTGCCGCAGAGCGGCCCGGTCAAGGTCGTCGGGGATCCGATCCTGGCGGGCAACCGCGCCTTCTGGGAGGCGCTGAACGCCAAGGGGGGCATCGCCGGCAAATACAAGGTCGAACTGGACGTACGTGACAACAAGTACACCCCCCAGGAGACGGTGATCCAGTACGGCGCCATCAAGAACCAGGTGGTGGCGTTCCAGCAGATCCTGGGCACCGCACCGCTGCAGGGCGTGCAGGCCCAGCTCGCCCGCGACGGCGGCTTCTCCTTCGCGGGCACACTGGACGCCATCTGGCACAAGGACCCGCACCTGCTGGCGCTGTTCGCGCCGTACCAAATCCAGGCCGCGAACGGGATCAGCTACTACGTCAATGAGATGGGCGGCAAGGGCAAGCCGGTCTGCACGCTGACCGCCGACAACTCCTTCGGCAATGCCGGGCTGGACGGCGCCGCACATGCGGCCAAGGAACTCGGCATCACCTACAAGGCGCAGGCCAAGTTCACGTCGGGGCAGTCCGATTTCGGCAGCCAGGTGGACCAGCTCAAGAAGGCGGGGTGCGCCGCCGTGTGGCTGGGCGCGGTGCCGTCCGACACCGCCGCGATCCTCGCCAAGGCCGCACAGAACGGGTTCGACACCCAGTGGATCGGCACGGCGGTCTCGTATTCGGCGTCCTTCGCCGGTACCGCGCTCGCACCGTACCTCGAGAAGAACTTCATCGCCGCCATCGAAGGTGTGGCGTGGGGAGACCGGTCCGTGCCGGAGATGAAGCTGTTCACGGACGCGATCGCCAAGTACGCGCCGCAGCAAAAGCCCGACCACCAGGCGCTCTCCGCATGGCTTCAGGCCAGTGCGCTGAGTCAGATCCTCACCAAGGCGGTGGAGCTGGGCGACCTGTCCAAGCCGGGCATCCTGGCCGCCGCGGCGGCGACCAAGACGATCAACATGGGCGGCATCGTCAAGGACCAGAAGTACGGGACGCCCGCCGAGCGGGAGCCGTCCCGCTACACGACGATGTTCAAGATCACGCCTGAGACGCTGGCCACGAACGCCGGGCTGGCGGTGCTCGCTCCCAACGCCGTCAATTTCAGCAGCCCGGCCGCCAAGTCCTACAAGTTCGACCTCGGGTAG
- a CDS encoding branched-chain amino acid ABC transporter permease translates to MARRSSGPPTDYAAGLRLFPTRAAKVRIALVALAVVLAPYQLTDDWLQVLAICGCYAVGGIGLNLLTGYAGQVSLGHAVLVAVGGYTAAAVTEKLSPALPLPLWLLAGALAGAGAGALIGPFALRLHGHYLAIVTLALLFMCHWLFNRWTWLTGGGEGVPLDPPLVLGPFDFADLEPFGYVARQQGVFLLIWLVVGLAALLAANIARGRPGRAMQAVRDRHLAAEVCGVSLLRYKMGAFVWSSAFAAVGGALYFGCIQQFITPDAVTGVEGLVMSITFVAVIIVGGMGTIHGAVLGALIVAGLPQLINRNSGWLPFLGEDGVMNTDSFNNLLFGLFIAVFLIAQPLGVAGLWRRTKNYFRHWPFSG, encoded by the coding sequence ATGGCACGACGATCGTCCGGTCCGCCGACCGACTACGCGGCTGGGCTGCGGCTGTTCCCGACCAGGGCGGCCAAGGTCCGGATCGCGCTGGTGGCGCTCGCGGTGGTCCTGGCTCCGTACCAGCTCACCGACGACTGGTTGCAGGTTCTCGCCATCTGCGGCTGCTACGCCGTAGGCGGGATCGGGCTCAATCTGCTCACCGGCTATGCCGGGCAGGTCTCGCTCGGCCATGCCGTACTCGTCGCGGTCGGTGGTTACACGGCCGCGGCGGTCACCGAGAAACTGTCGCCGGCCCTGCCGCTGCCGCTGTGGCTGCTCGCCGGCGCGCTGGCCGGGGCGGGAGCGGGCGCCCTGATCGGCCCGTTCGCGCTCCGGCTGCACGGCCACTACCTGGCGATCGTGACGCTGGCCCTGCTGTTCATGTGCCACTGGCTGTTCAACCGGTGGACCTGGCTGACCGGCGGCGGCGAGGGGGTCCCCCTGGATCCGCCGCTCGTCCTGGGCCCGTTCGACTTCGCCGACCTGGAGCCGTTCGGGTACGTGGCGCGGCAGCAGGGGGTCTTCCTGCTGATCTGGCTGGTCGTCGGGCTCGCGGCCCTGCTGGCCGCCAACATCGCCCGGGGCCGTCCAGGACGGGCCATGCAGGCCGTACGGGACCGGCATCTGGCCGCCGAGGTCTGCGGCGTCAGCCTGCTGCGCTACAAGATGGGCGCCTTCGTGTGGTCCAGCGCGTTCGCCGCCGTAGGCGGGGCCCTGTACTTCGGCTGCATCCAGCAGTTCATCACCCCCGACGCCGTGACCGGGGTCGAGGGGCTTGTCATGTCGATCACCTTTGTCGCCGTCATCATCGTGGGCGGCATGGGCACGATCCACGGGGCCGTGCTCGGAGCCCTGATCGTGGCCGGGCTGCCGCAGCTCATCAACCGCAACAGCGGGTGGTTGCCGTTTCTGGGCGAGGACGGCGTGATGAACACCGACTCCTTCAACAACCTGCTGTTCGGGCTGTTCATCGCGGTGTTCCTGATAGCCCAGCCGCTCGGCGTCGCGGGGCTGTGGCGCCGCACCAAGAACTACTTCCGGCACTGGCCCTTCTCGGGCTGA